The Sulfurimonas hydrogeniphila genome includes a window with the following:
- the rpsG gene encoding 30S ribosomal protein S7: protein MRRRKAPVREIMPDPVYGSKILTKFINKIMLDGKKSTAEKIIYSAMDIISSRGEKSGIDTFNEAIENIKPIIEVKSRRVGGATYQVPVEVRPVRQQSLAIRWLVDAARKRNERTMAERLANEFMDAASDKGAAFKKKEDTYKMAEANKAFAHYRW, encoded by the coding sequence ATGAGAAGAAGAAAAGCTCCCGTTCGTGAAATTATGCCAGATCCAGTTTATGGAAGCAAAATTTTAACGAAATTTATAAATAAAATTATGTTAGATGGTAAAAAATCTACAGCTGAAAAAATCATCTACAGTGCAATGGATATCATTAGCTCTCGTGGAGAAAAATCAGGAATAGATACATTTAATGAAGCTATTGAGAATATTAAACCTATTATAGAGGTTAAAAGTCGCCGTGTCGGTGGTGCTACTTATCAAGTTCCAGTAGAAGTACGCCCGGTGCGTCAACAATCTCTTGCAATTAGATGGTTGGTAGATGCAGCTCGTAAACGTAATGAAAGAACAATGGCTGAGAGATTAGCAAATGAATTTATGGATGCTGCAAGTGACAAAGGTGCAGCATTTAAGAAAAAAGAAGATACATATAAAATGGCAGAAGCTAATAAAGCATTTGCTCATTACAGATGGTAA
- the rpsL gene encoding 30S ribosomal protein S12 yields MPTINQLIRKERKRVIKKSKSPALDSCPQRRGVCTRVYTTTPKKPNSALRKVAKVRLTSGFEVISYIGGEGHNLQEHSIVLVRGGRIKDLPGVKYHIVRGALDTAGVANRMVARSKYGTKKPKK; encoded by the coding sequence ATGCCTACAATCAATCAATTGATTCGTAAAGAGCGTAAACGTGTGATTAAAAAATCAAAATCACCTGCTCTTGACTCATGTCCACAGCGTCGTGGTGTATGTACACGTGTTTACACAACTACACCTAAAAAACCTAACTCGGCTTTAAGAAAAGTTGCCAAAGTCAGATTAACTTCCGGTTTTGAAGTTATTTCATATATCGGTGGTGAAGGTCACAACCTTCAAGAACACTCAATCGTTCTTGTACGTGGCGGTCGTATTAAAGATTTACCGGGTGTGAAGTATCATATCGTTCGTGGTGCACTTGATACTGCCGGTGTTGCTAACCGTATGGTTGCCCGTTCTAAATACGGAACTAAAAAACCAAAAAAATAA
- the rpoC gene encoding DNA-directed RNA polymerase subunit beta', translating to MSKLVPVEVTEDSRPKDIKQLQFRLASPEKVMSWSHGEVKKPETINYRTLKPERDGLFCAKIFGPVRDYECLCGKYKKMRYKGVVCEKCGVEVTSTKVRRTRMGHIELVTPVAHIWYVSSLPSRIGTLLGIKMKDLERVLYYEAYIVEEGGESYYDAEAKTPVLKYDVLNEEQYRTLVQRFGELGFKARMGGEVIRDLLDSIDLVDLFTNLKEAIGETKSEAKKKTINKRLKVIESFLNSGNNPAWMMLTVLPVLPPDLRPLVSLDGGKFAVSDVNDLYRRVINRNQRLKRLVELEAPEIIVRNEKRMLQESVDALFDNGRRANAVKGANKRPLKSLSEIIKGKQGRFRQNLLGKRVDFSGRSVIVVGPSLRMDECGLPKKMALELFKPHLIAKLEDKGYATTVKAAKKMIEEKTNEVWECLAEIVDGYPIMLNRAPTLHKLSIQAFHPKLIDGKAIQLHPLVCAAFNADFDGDQMAVHVPLSSAAIAECKVLMLASMNILLPASGKAIATPSQDMVLGIYYLSLEKNGVKGSNKLFANVDEIRIALEHDALDLHAKVRTRVDGRIIHTTAGRLLIKAILPDFVPAELWNKVMKKKAINEIVDYVQKHGGIGITASFLDRLKDLGFKHATEAGVSISADDIRVPDMKPAKIAESKARVIEIQKQFEAGLLTEQERYNKIIDVWTDTNNTLAAEMMQLVQTDKDGFNSIHMMADSGARGSAAQIRQLAGMRGLMAKPSGEIIETPIISNFKEGLNVIEYFISTHGARKGLADTALKTANAGYLTRKLVDVAQNVKIVEHDCHTHEGIEISDISDQNTLIESLEDRLNGRVLADDVIDPISNEILYAEGTLLDEVSAKVIAESGIKTAVIRTPTTCKSEEGVCALCYGVNLATGYIVRPGEAIGIIAAQSIGEPGTQLTLRTFHVGGTASSTAQERQVVAEKEGFIRYYNLKTYKNKEGKNIVANRRNAGVLLVEPKIKAPFAGTVEIQTIHDEVIISVKSEDETVRYSLRKLEIAKPNELAGVSGQIEGKYYFPHKNGEKVEALDSIVETIKDGWNVPSRIPYASELLVDDGAPVTKKILAKEEGTVKYFLLKGDYLERFEGLKSGYEVVEKGLFAAVIDTNNREAIRHYIARGSVIVTDDNESVDRDTVIAKPSSDESVVIAEWDPYSNPIISEANGVVKYEDIIVGTTASEQLDELTGKTRLMINDHISSEYKPAIVLATEDGELLRYAIEPKSSVYVADGAEVKVADILAKTPKALQKSSDITGGLPRVSELFEGRRPKATALISEIDGVVSFGKPLRGKVRIIVSNADNGIVKEYFVDKSHEPVVNPGDFVHAGERLTTGILSSHELLRIMGVKALYNYLVSEVQQVYRSQGVNIADKHIEVIFTQMLRQVKIVKSGDTKFIEGDLVSKVKFTQENEKIMRLGGRPAIAEPFLVGITRAAVSADSIISAASFQDTTKVLTEAAVSAKVDNLENLKENVIIGRTIPVGTGIYKDQNIEFEIEEE from the coding sequence ATGAGTAAATTAGTACCGGTAGAAGTAACAGAAGACAGCAGACCAAAAGATATAAAACAGCTCCAGTTCCGTTTGGCATCCCCTGAAAAGGTAATGTCATGGAGTCACGGAGAGGTTAAAAAGCCAGAAACTATTAATTATCGTACTTTAAAACCTGAGCGTGACGGTTTGTTTTGTGCAAAAATCTTTGGACCTGTAAGGGACTATGAGTGTCTTTGCGGCAAGTATAAAAAGATGCGCTATAAAGGTGTGGTATGTGAAAAATGTGGTGTTGAAGTAACATCTACAAAAGTACGTCGTACACGTATGGGACACATTGAATTGGTGACTCCGGTTGCACATATATGGTATGTAAGTTCACTGCCTTCTCGTATCGGTACGCTGCTTGGTATCAAAATGAAAGATTTAGAGCGTGTACTCTATTATGAAGCATATATCGTCGAAGAGGGCGGAGAGTCCTATTATGATGCAGAGGCTAAAACTCCGGTTTTAAAATATGATGTTTTAAATGAAGAGCAGTACCGTACACTTGTGCAGAGATTTGGTGAGCTTGGTTTCAAAGCCCGTATGGGTGGTGAAGTGATTCGTGATTTATTGGATTCTATTGATTTGGTTGACCTTTTTACTAACTTAAAAGAAGCGATTGGCGAAACAAAATCTGAGGCAAAGAAAAAAACGATTAACAAACGTCTGAAAGTTATTGAGTCATTTTTAAATTCAGGCAACAACCCTGCCTGGATGATGCTGACTGTGCTGCCGGTTCTCCCACCGGATTTACGTCCGTTGGTATCACTTGACGGCGGTAAGTTTGCCGTATCTGATGTAAATGATTTATATCGTCGTGTTATTAACCGTAATCAGCGTTTAAAACGTCTTGTAGAACTTGAAGCACCTGAAATTATTGTCAGAAACGAAAAGCGTATGTTACAGGAGTCTGTAGATGCACTTTTTGACAATGGTCGCCGTGCAAATGCGGTAAAAGGCGCAAACAAACGTCCTTTGAAATCTTTAAGTGAAATCATTAAAGGAAAGCAGGGGCGTTTTAGACAAAACCTGCTTGGTAAACGTGTTGACTTTTCCGGACGTTCTGTCATTGTTGTCGGACCAAGTTTGCGAATGGATGAGTGCGGACTGCCGAAAAAAATGGCACTCGAACTCTTTAAGCCGCATTTGATTGCCAAACTTGAAGACAAAGGTTATGCAACAACGGTAAAAGCTGCCAAAAAAATGATAGAAGAAAAAACAAATGAAGTTTGGGAGTGTCTTGCAGAGATTGTTGACGGGTATCCGATTATGCTTAACCGTGCACCGACACTGCATAAACTTTCTATTCAGGCGTTTCACCCTAAACTGATAGACGGAAAAGCAATTCAGCTTCACCCATTGGTTTGTGCGGCATTTAATGCCGACTTTGACGGGGATCAGATGGCTGTACACGTACCGCTTTCTTCTGCTGCTATAGCTGAATGTAAAGTGTTGATGCTGGCTTCTATGAACATTTTGCTTCCTGCATCCGGAAAGGCTATTGCTACACCTTCTCAGGATATGGTACTTGGTATTTACTATCTTTCACTTGAGAAAAACGGTGTGAAGGGTTCTAACAAACTTTTTGCAAATGTTGATGAGATCCGAATTGCTTTAGAACATGACGCACTTGACTTGCACGCTAAGGTTAGAACACGTGTTGACGGACGTATTATTCACACAACTGCAGGTCGTCTTTTGATTAAGGCAATTCTTCCTGATTTTGTTCCGGCTGAGCTTTGGAACAAAGTAATGAAGAAAAAAGCTATTAATGAGATTGTTGATTATGTACAAAAACACGGGGGAATTGGCATCACTGCATCTTTCCTTGACCGTTTGAAAGATTTGGGTTTCAAGCATGCGACAGAAGCCGGTGTGTCAATTTCAGCGGATGATATTCGTGTGCCTGATATGAAACCTGCAAAAATTGCAGAGTCTAAAGCAAGAGTCATTGAGATTCAAAAACAGTTTGAAGCGGGACTGTTGACTGAGCAGGAACGTTACAATAAGATCATTGATGTCTGGACAGATACAAACAATACACTTGCAGCAGAAATGATGCAACTTGTACAGACGGACAAAGACGGTTTTAACTCTATTCATATGATGGCAGATTCCGGCGCTCGTGGTTCTGCAGCGCAGATTCGCCAGCTTGCCGGTATGCGTGGTCTGATGGCAAAACCGTCAGGAGAAATTATTGAAACACCGATTATTTCTAACTTTAAAGAGGGTCTTAATGTCATTGAATACTTTATTTCAACACACGGTGCGCGTAAAGGTCTTGCAGATACGGCACTTAAAACTGCCAATGCAGGGTATTTGACTCGTAAACTTGTTGATGTTGCACAGAATGTTAAAATTGTTGAGCATGACTGTCATACGCACGAAGGGATAGAGATTTCTGATATATCTGATCAAAATACATTGATAGAATCATTGGAAGACAGACTCAACGGTCGTGTTCTTGCGGATGATGTTATTGACCCTATCTCCAATGAAATTCTTTATGCTGAGGGAACACTTTTAGATGAAGTTTCTGCAAAAGTTATTGCTGAGTCAGGTATCAAAACAGCGGTAATCAGAACACCGACTACATGTAAAAGCGAAGAAGGTGTATGTGCCCTGTGTTATGGTGTGAACCTTGCAACCGGATATATTGTTCGTCCTGGTGAAGCGATAGGTATTATTGCGGCACAGTCTATCGGTGAGCCTGGTACACAGTTGACACTGCGTACATTCCACGTTGGTGGAACGGCATCTTCTACTGCACAGGAACGTCAGGTTGTTGCAGAAAAAGAAGGTTTTATACGTTATTACAACCTTAAAACGTATAAAAACAAAGAGGGTAAAAATATTGTTGCCAATCGCCGTAATGCGGGTGTTTTACTGGTTGAACCAAAAATCAAAGCACCGTTTGCGGGAACTGTTGAGATTCAGACGATTCATGATGAAGTCATTATCAGTGTAAAATCCGAAGATGAAACTGTTCGTTATTCACTGCGTAAGCTTGAAATAGCGAAGCCGAATGAACTTGCGGGAGTCAGCGGACAGATTGAAGGAAAATACTATTTCCCTCATAAAAACGGGGAAAAAGTCGAGGCACTGGATTCTATTGTTGAAACAATCAAAGACGGATGGAACGTACCTAGCCGTATTCCGTATGCATCAGAACTTTTAGTTGATGACGGTGCACCTGTTACGAAAAAGATTCTTGCAAAAGAAGAGGGTACTGTGAAGTACTTCTTGCTCAAAGGGGACTACCTTGAGAGATTTGAAGGCCTGAAGTCAGGATATGAAGTTGTAGAAAAAGGTCTTTTTGCCGCTGTAATTGATACAAACAACCGTGAAGCGATTCGTCATTATATTGCACGCGGTTCAGTTATTGTAACAGATGACAATGAAAGTGTAGACAGAGATACAGTTATTGCGAAACCTTCCTCTGATGAATCAGTTGTGATCGCCGAATGGGATCCGTACTCTAACCCGATTATTTCAGAAGCTAACGGTGTTGTGAAATATGAAGATATCATTGTCGGAACAACTGCGAGTGAGCAGCTTGATGAGTTGACCGGTAAAACGCGTTTGATGATTAATGACCACATCTCTTCAGAGTATAAGCCTGCAATAGTACTGGCAACAGAAGACGGAGAACTTTTGCGTTATGCAATTGAGCCAAAATCATCTGTGTATGTTGCTGACGGTGCTGAAGTGAAAGTGGCTGACATATTGGCAAAAACGCCAAAAGCATTGCAAAAATCATCAGATATTACCGGGGGTCTTCCACGTGTATCTGAACTTTTTGAAGGTCGTCGTCCTAAAGCAACCGCACTGATTTCTGAAATTGACGGTGTTGTCAGCTTTGGAAAACCGCTTCGCGGAAAAGTAAGAATTATTGTCAGCAATGCAGACAACGGAATTGTAAAAGAGTATTTTGTTGACAAATCACATGAGCCGGTTGTAAATCCGGGTGACTTTGTGCATGCCGGTGAGCGATTGACTACGGGTATTTTATCTTCTCATGAACTTTTACGTATCATGGGTGTCAAAGCACTGTATAACTATCTTGTATCTGAAGTACAGCAGGTATATCGTTCTCAGGGGGTTAACATTGCCGACAAACACATTGAAGTCATCTTTACCCAAATGTTGCGTCAGGTAAAAATTGTAAAATCCGGCGATACAAAATTCATAGAAGGTGATTTGGTTTCCAAGGTGAAATTTACTCAGGAAAATGAAAAGATTATGCGTCTTGGCGGTCGTCCTGCGATTGCTGAACCGTTCCTGGTCGGTATTACCCGTGCGGCAGTTTCAGCTGACTCTATTATTTCAGCGGCATCATTCCAGGATACTACGAAAGTATTGACAGAAGCGGCAGTTTCGGCAAAAGTTGACAATCTTGAAAACCTGAAAGAAAATGTTATTATCGGCCGTACTATTCCTGTTGGAACCGGTATCTACAAAGATCAAAATATAGAATTTGAGATTGAAGAAGAGTAA
- the rpoB gene encoding DNA-directed RNA polymerase subunit beta, whose product MLNTLYSGNRLRIDFSKTPQEIEVPNLLQLQQSSYDTFLMLNAKDRATSGIEKVFQSVFPIHDAQNRLTVEYIGSEVTNPKYTVRECMERGLTYAVSLRMKTRLILWDRDENTKEKLGVKDIKEQSIFVRDIPLMTDRTSFIINGVERVVVNQLHRSPGVIFKEEESTTAGNKLIYTGQIIPDRGSWLYFEYDPKDILYMRINKRRKVPVTIMFRALGYSKQDILKLFYPIQTIKINDNTFSMDFNPKDYATRISYDLVDMNGKVLVAAGKRLSSKKVQKLLDDGVKEVQYPLEILLDRYLAEPIIDPETGEVLFDTMTHIDETKLKKMAEIGVTEFKIANDIAEGVDSSIINAFNADTDSLKLLKQTEDIEDENDLAAIRIYKVMRPGEPVTKEAAKIFVNQLFFDPERYDLTQVGRMKMNHKLGMNIPEYVTVLTHEDIIESVKYVIKVKNGQGHLDDRDHLGNRRIRSIGELLGNELHNGLVKMQKAIRDKLSTMSGPMNELMPHDLINSKMITSTIMEFFSGGQLSQFMDQTNPLSEVTHKRRLSALGEGGLVKERAGFEVRDVHPTHYGRICPVETPEGQNIGLINTLAMYAKVNEHGFIEAPYKVMKDGKVTHEIVYLTATQEEGKKIAAASNKLDENGQFVEDLIAVRQDGEILLRDPKECEYADLSSQMVVGVAASLIPFLEHDDANRALMGSNMQRQAVPLLRANAPMVGTGVEKLVARDAWECVKAKRAGKIEKVDGKHIYVMGEEDGEIFIDYYPLQKNLRTNQNTSFTQKPIVKVGEMVKKNQIIADGPNMDKGELALGVNAMVAFMPWNGYNFEDAIVISERLIRQDAFTSVHIYEKEVEARELKHGVEEITRDIPNVRDDELAHLDESGIVKIGTNVKGGMILVGKVSPKGEVKPTPEERLLRAIFGEKAGHVVNKSLYCPPSMEGVVVDIKVFTKKGYDKDPRALELEKEERDYLEREHYDRLIMIDKEEMLRVTKLLTREPLQSDIKIGDTEYKAGEKINGDDLKEVNRFAMNAIVKSFSQEIQDEYNKTKSHFQKQKRVFRDEHEEKLTILEKDDILPNGVVKYVKIYIATKRHLKVGDKMAGRHGNKGIVSIIVPEVDMPYMEDGRSVDVCLNPLGVPSRMNIGQILEMHLGMVGRELGDQIQAEFDSKQKDYIQNLRAKMIEIADVAGMMKASEVIGNMSDEEFLIHARDWAKGVKFAAPIFEGTNAEEFEKLYKLANMDADGKRVLYDGKTGEKMKERVNVGYMYILKLHHLVDEKIHARSTGPYSLVTQQPVGGKALFGGQRFGEMEVWALEAYGASAVLKEMLTIKSDDVDGRVRAYKALTKGELVPESGIPETLFVLTKELQALALDVDIMDEVEDDE is encoded by the coding sequence ATGTTAAACACTTTATATTCCGGAAACCGTCTTCGTATAGACTTCTCTAAAACTCCTCAAGAAATTGAAGTACCAAATTTACTCCAACTGCAACAAAGCTCATATGATACATTTTTAATGTTAAATGCAAAAGACAGAGCGACAAGCGGTATTGAAAAAGTTTTTCAATCTGTTTTTCCTATTCATGATGCACAAAACAGATTAACTGTTGAATATATCGGTTCTGAAGTCACGAACCCAAAATATACCGTTCGTGAATGTATGGAAAGAGGGCTTACCTATGCAGTAAGCCTTAGAATGAAAACACGCCTTATTTTGTGGGACAGAGATGAAAACACAAAAGAAAAACTTGGTGTAAAAGATATAAAAGAGCAGAGTATATTCGTTCGTGATATTCCGCTTATGACCGATAGAACTTCTTTTATTATCAACGGTGTTGAACGCGTTGTAGTCAACCAGTTACACCGATCACCTGGTGTTATCTTTAAAGAAGAAGAGTCAACTACTGCAGGAAACAAATTAATTTATACCGGACAGATTATTCCTGACCGCGGTTCATGGCTCTATTTTGAGTATGATCCTAAAGATATTCTCTATATGAGAATCAATAAACGTCGTAAAGTACCTGTAACAATCATGTTCCGTGCTTTGGGATATTCCAAACAGGATATTTTAAAACTCTTTTACCCGATTCAGACAATAAAAATCAATGACAATACTTTTTCTATGGATTTTAATCCTAAAGATTATGCAACACGTATCTCTTATGATTTGGTTGATATGAATGGTAAAGTGCTTGTTGCTGCAGGCAAAAGACTTTCAAGCAAAAAAGTACAAAAACTTTTAGATGACGGTGTGAAAGAAGTTCAGTATCCTTTGGAAATACTCTTGGACAGATATTTGGCTGAGCCTATCATTGACCCGGAAACAGGGGAAGTGTTATTTGATACAATGACACATATAGATGAGACCAAATTAAAGAAAATGGCTGAAATCGGCGTAACAGAATTCAAAATTGCCAATGATATTGCCGAAGGTGTTGACAGTTCTATTATCAACGCATTCAATGCCGATACAGATTCTCTGAAGCTTTTAAAACAGACAGAAGATATTGAAGATGAGAATGATTTGGCTGCGATTCGTATCTACAAAGTGATGCGTCCGGGCGAGCCTGTAACCAAAGAGGCTGCAAAAATATTTGTAAACCAGCTTTTCTTTGATCCTGAGAGATATGATTTGACTCAGGTTGGCCGTATGAAAATGAATCACAAACTTGGAATGAATATTCCTGAGTATGTGACTGTTTTAACACACGAAGATATTATAGAATCTGTAAAATATGTTATTAAAGTAAAAAACGGACAGGGTCATCTGGATGACAGAGACCACTTGGGTAATCGTCGTATTCGTTCCATCGGTGAATTATTAGGAAACGAGTTACACAACGGTCTTGTGAAAATGCAAAAAGCAATTCGTGACAAGCTCTCTACTATGAGCGGACCGATGAATGAGCTTATGCCTCATGATTTGATTAACTCAAAAATGATTACCTCTACAATCATGGAATTCTTTTCAGGCGGTCAGCTTTCTCAGTTTATGGACCAGACAAATCCACTCTCTGAAGTGACACACAAACGTCGTCTTTCGGCTCTTGGTGAAGGCGGTCTTGTCAAAGAACGTGCCGGGTTTGAAGTACGTGATGTCCATCCTACACATTATGGTAGAATCTGTCCTGTTGAAACGCCGGAGGGACAAAATATCGGTCTTATCAATACACTTGCAATGTATGCAAAAGTAAACGAGCATGGATTTATTGAAGCTCCTTACAAAGTGATGAAAGACGGAAAAGTTACTCATGAAATTGTCTATCTGACGGCAACACAGGAAGAGGGTAAAAAAATTGCCGCAGCTTCTAACAAACTGGATGAAAACGGTCAGTTTGTTGAAGATTTGATTGCTGTAAGACAGGACGGGGAAATCCTTTTACGTGATCCCAAAGAGTGTGAATATGCAGATCTCTCTTCACAGATGGTTGTCGGTGTAGCCGCGTCACTGATTCCGTTCTTGGAGCATGATGATGCCAACCGTGCACTTATGGGATCAAACATGCAACGTCAGGCAGTGCCTCTTTTACGTGCAAATGCACCAATGGTTGGAACGGGCGTTGAAAAACTGGTTGCCCGTGATGCATGGGAATGTGTCAAAGCAAAACGTGCCGGTAAAATTGAAAAAGTTGACGGTAAACACATTTATGTGATGGGTGAAGAAGACGGCGAAATCTTTATTGACTATTATCCGTTACAAAAAAATCTTCGAACCAACCAAAACACCTCTTTTACACAAAAACCGATTGTAAAAGTCGGTGAAATGGTAAAGAAAAACCAGATCATTGCCGATGGTCCAAATATGGACAAAGGGGAACTGGCGCTTGGTGTCAATGCAATGGTTGCTTTCATGCCGTGGAACGGGTATAACTTTGAGGATGCTATAGTCATCTCAGAACGTTTAATCCGTCAAGACGCTTTTACTTCAGTGCATATTTATGAAAAAGAGGTAGAAGCCCGTGAATTGAAACACGGTGTCGAAGAGATTACCCGTGATATCCCGAATGTTCGTGATGATGAACTGGCACATCTCGATGAATCAGGTATTGTTAAAATCGGTACAAATGTCAAAGGCGGTATGATTCTTGTCGGAAAAGTTTCTCCAAAAGGGGAAGTGAAACCAACACCGGAAGAGCGTCTTTTACGCGCAATTTTTGGCGAAAAAGCCGGTCATGTCGTCAATAAATCACTCTACTGTCCGCCGTCAATGGAAGGGGTGGTTGTAGATATTAAAGTATTTACAAAAAAAGGTTATGACAAAGATCCTCGTGCATTGGAACTTGAAAAAGAGGAGAGAGACTACCTTGAACGCGAGCATTATGACAGACTTATTATGATAGATAAAGAAGAGATGCTTCGTGTGACAAAACTTCTCACCCGTGAACCGTTACAGAGTGACATCAAAATAGGTGATACCGAGTATAAGGCCGGAGAAAAAATCAACGGAGATGATTTAAAAGAAGTAAACCGTTTTGCTATGAATGCAATCGTCAAATCTTTTTCACAAGAGATTCAGGATGAGTACAACAAAACGAAAAGTCATTTCCAGAAGCAAAAAAGAGTTTTCAGAGATGAACATGAAGAGAAACTCACTATATTGGAAAAAGACGACATTTTACCAAACGGTGTTGTGAAGTATGTAAAAATCTATATAGCAACAAAACGTCATCTCAAAGTCGGTGACAAGATGGCCGGACGTCACGGAAACAAAGGTATTGTTTCTATTATAGTTCCTGAGGTAGATATGCCGTATATGGAAGACGGACGTTCTGTTGATGTCTGTTTGAATCCGCTTGGTGTACCTTCTCGTATGAATATCGGTCAGATTTTGGAAATGCACCTCGGTATGGTAGGTCGTGAACTCGGCGATCAGATACAGGCAGAGTTTGACTCAAAACAAAAAGACTATATACAAAATCTTCGTGCAAAAATGATCGAAATAGCTGATGTTGCAGGAATGATGAAAGCTTCTGAAGTTATCGGAAATATGAGTGATGAAGAGTTTCTGATCCATGCAAGAGACTGGGCCAAGGGTGTTAAATTTGCTGCACCTATTTTTGAAGGGACAAATGCTGAAGAGTTTGAAAAACTCTACAAACTGGCAAATATGGATGCTGACGGCAAACGTGTACTTTATGACGGAAAAACCGGTGAGAAGATGAAAGAGCGTGTCAATGTCGGTTACATGTACATCTTAAAACTGCATCACCTGGTAGATGAAAAGATCCATGCCCGTTCAACCGGACCATACTCGCTTGTTACACAACAACCGGTTGGTGGTAAAGCACTCTTTGGTGGTCAAAGATTCGGTGAGATGGAAGTCTGGGCACTTGAAGCATATGGTGCTTCAGCAGTTCTAAAAGAGATGTTGACTATCAAATCAGATGATGTTGATGGTCGTGTACGTGCTTACAAAGCACTTACAAAAGGTGAATTGGTACCAGAATCTGGTATTCCTGAAACACTATTTGTATTAACAAAAGAGCTGCAGGCATTGGCTCTTGATGTAGATATTATGGACGAGGTAGAAGACGATGAGTAA
- the rplL gene encoding 50S ribosomal protein L7/L12 encodes MAVTKEDVLEFISGLSVLELSELVKEFEEKFGVSAQPVAVAGVAGDAGAAAAEQTEFNVVLTDVGAKKIGVIKAVRALTGLGLKEAKEACESLPSTIKEGVDKETAEEAKAALEEAGATVEVK; translated from the coding sequence ATGGCTGTTACTAAAGAAGATGTATTAGAGTTTATTTCTGGACTTTCTGTTTTAGAATTATCTGAACTTGTTAAAGAGTTTGAAGAAAAATTTGGTGTTTCTGCACAACCTGTTGCTGTTGCTGGTGTTGCCGGTGATGCTGGCGCTGCTGCTGCTGAGCAGACTGAATTCAATGTTGTTTTAACTGATGTCGGTGCGAAAAAAATCGGTGTTATTAAAGCGGTTCGTGCTTTAACTGGTCTTGGACTAAAAGAAGCAAAAGAAGCATGTGAAAGCTTACCGTCTACAATCAAAGAGGGTGTAGATAAAGAAACTGCTGAAGAGGCAAAAGCTGCTTTAGAAGAAGCTGGTGCTACAGTAGAAGTTAAGTAG
- the rplJ gene encoding 50S ribosomal protein L10 gives MLKSKKAEVIEQLTTSFANTTAVVICDYKGLTVSELEELRKSARAKDTSVQVVKNTLATIALNNAEMSGVEIKDTNIFIWSDDVINAAKIAADFAKDHDKFVIKAGYLDKEPADVAKIEAFAKLPGRDELLGMLAATWMAPITNMAIGIDALRKKKEEEEA, from the coding sequence ATGCTTAAGTCAAAAAAAGCTGAAGTAATTGAGCAGTTAACTACTTCATTTGCCAATACTACGGCAGTTGTTATATGTGACTACAAAGGTTTAACTGTAAGTGAACTTGAAGAGTTACGTAAATCTGCTCGTGCAAAAGACACAAGTGTTCAGGTTGTTAAAAATACTTTAGCAACAATTGCACTGAATAATGCTGAGATGAGTGGTGTTGAAATCAAAGATACAAATATTTTTATTTGGTCTGATGATGTTATCAATGCTGCTAAAATCGCGGCTGATTTCGCCAAAGATCATGACAAGTTCGTGATTAAAGCCGGTTATTTAGATAAAGAACCTGCAGACGTAGCTAAAATCGAAGCATTCGCAAAACTTCCTGGTCGTGATGAACTTCTCGGTATGCTTGCTGCTACCTGGATGGCTCCAATTACAAATATGGCAATTGGAATTGATGCTTTACGCAAAAAGAAAGAAGAAGAGGAAGCGTAA